From a region of the Halanaerobium hydrogeniformans genome:
- a CDS encoding carbohydrate ABC transporter permease, translated as MKIKSAKLKDKMGHLLGHIILMFIALIAIIPLIWALSTSIQPSHAVFGQGLGLIPTEFRFENYLDILNAAPFGTYLINTIIVVTFTVIMQLLVIIPAAYAFAKLEFFGRDVLFFIFIAQMLLPLQAIVVPNYDVMRVLGLINTRTAMVLPFIASGYGTFLIRQQFKQIPESLIESARIDGAGHFTILKHVMIPLSKPIITAFSLISIVIHWNDYFWPLIITETPSVRTLAIGLGMFVQQESGADWTLLMAGTMFIVMPLLIFFIFNQRIFIESLMIKSGMKE; from the coding sequence ATGAAGATTAAATCAGCTAAATTAAAAGATAAGATGGGTCATCTTCTTGGCCATATTATTTTGATGTTCATAGCTTTAATAGCTATTATACCACTAATCTGGGCTCTTTCGACATCTATCCAACCCAGTCATGCAGTTTTTGGCCAGGGTCTTGGTTTAATACCTACAGAATTTAGATTTGAAAATTACTTAGATATTTTGAATGCAGCCCCTTTTGGGACATATTTAATCAATACTATTATTGTAGTAACTTTTACAGTAATTATGCAGCTGCTTGTTATAATTCCAGCTGCCTATGCTTTTGCTAAATTAGAATTTTTTGGTAGAGATGTACTATTTTTTATCTTTATTGCACAGATGCTTTTACCTTTACAGGCTATAGTTGTACCAAATTATGATGTGATGAGAGTTCTTGGTTTGATTAATACTAGAACTGCCATGGTACTACCCTTTATTGCAAGTGGTTATGGGACTTTTTTAATCAGGCAGCAATTTAAACAAATACCTGAATCTTTAATAGAATCAGCCAGGATTGATGGGGCAGGTCATTTTACAATTTTAAAACATGTAATGATTCCGCTTTCAAAACCAATTATAACTGCTTTTTCTTTAATTAGTATCGTAATTCACTGGAATGATTATTTCTGGCCATTAATTATTACTGAAACTCCAAGTGTTAGAACTTTAGCAATTGGCTTAGGGATGTTTGTCCAGCAGGAAAGTGGAGCGGATTGGACATTGTTGATGGCAGGTACAATGTTTATAGTGATGCCATTATTAATATTCTTTATATTTAATCAGAGAATATTTATTGAAAGTTTAATGATAAAATCAGGAATGAAGGAATAA
- a CDS encoding carbohydrate ABC transporter permease — MLQNIIKNFKDESGLLSYKSKLLPYLFLIPSGIFLIVFTYYPIFRSFYFSLFDNNLWMPEPQYVGLNNFRILFNDPLFMRVIRNNLIYLIGTIPVIIGLSLFIAILINEKSRFREFYEASIFTPTLVPMAAAAMLWVFIYNPDIGILNRILRSLGISGRAWINSSRTALPSLMIVMIWKNLGYFVILFLAGLQNINFSLYESAKINGASWFQKHFYITLPLITPTLVFVIIVNIIESFRVFDIVHIMTQGGPANATNVFVYYIYQQTFRYWDLGIGNALTSILVIVLFITIILVMRSLKKRIQYG; from the coding sequence ATGCTGCAAAATATCATTAAAAACTTTAAAGATGAATCAGGATTACTGTCATATAAGAGCAAATTGCTTCCGTATTTGTTTTTAATTCCTTCTGGTATTTTTTTAATTGTCTTTACTTATTATCCAATATTTAGAAGTTTCTATTTTAGTTTATTTGATAATAATTTGTGGATGCCAGAACCACAGTATGTAGGACTTAATAATTTTAGGATTCTTTTTAATGACCCCTTATTTATGAGGGTTATTAGAAATAATTTAATTTATTTAATCGGAACTATTCCGGTTATAATTGGTCTTTCACTTTTTATTGCTATTTTAATTAACGAAAAAAGTAGATTTAGAGAGTTTTATGAAGCATCTATTTTTACTCCAACTTTAGTTCCGATGGCAGCAGCAGCAATGTTATGGGTTTTTATTTATAATCCAGATATAGGAATCTTAAACAGAATATTGAGATCTTTAGGTATATCCGGTAGGGCATGGATTAACAGCAGTAGAACAGCATTACCTTCTTTGATGATAGTTATGATTTGGAAAAATCTAGGCTATTTTGTTATTCTTTTTTTGGCAGGATTACAGAACATTAATTTTTCTTTATATGAATCTGCCAAAATTAATGGAGCGAGCTGGTTTCAAAAACATTTTTACATAACATTACCTTTAATAACTCCAACTTTGGTTTTTGTTATTATAGTTAATATTATAGAATCTTTTAGGGTTTTTGATATTGTTCATATAATGACTCAGGGTGGACCAGCTAATGCTACCAATGTGTTTGTATATTATATTTATCAGCAGACATTTAGATACTGGGATTTAGGTATTGGTAACGCATTAACTAGCATTTTAGTAATTGTTTTATTTATAACAATAATTTTAGTAATGAGATCACTAAAAAAACGAATCCAGTATGGATAA
- a CDS encoding ABC transporter substrate-binding protein: MKKGVIFALSVFLFIALLFANPVGAQEDQVLLNFYYPVGVAGPLANVVDQMVNEFNETHPNITVQPVYSGDYDDTMQRVQTGVMGGNPPDIAVVEISEAHSLLQMNATIPLTKYIEEEGDFIDPFYDAFLANGNLHGEQWTIPFQRSTPVFYYNKDHFAEKSDELLAAGLDPERAPDTWDELVAYAEVLTDREANRWGLIIPGGWNDWIFEAFAYQNDGQLINREGTEAYFTDEAVIEAAQFWYDLAHKYEVMPKEVRTWAGSPTDFAGEAASMLYNSTGALPPILNTANFEVGVAFMPQNKTYGAAVGGGDFHVFRDIPEANQDAAWEFIKFMTNPENAATWSVESGYVAVREDAYDVPVLAEHVLDQPARAVARDQLEYAYPKMSAVGYQQIRQSLTDILDDVMEGNMDPETAMNNAQNRIQGILDRH; the protein is encoded by the coding sequence ATGAAAAAAGGGGTTATTTTTGCTTTGTCAGTATTTTTGTTTATTGCTCTTTTATTTGCCAATCCTGTAGGAGCACAAGAAGATCAAGTGCTTTTAAACTTCTATTATCCTGTAGGTGTAGCTGGTCCGTTGGCAAACGTTGTAGATCAAATGGTAAATGAGTTTAATGAAACACATCCGAATATTACTGTTCAACCTGTATATTCAGGTGATTATGATGATACAATGCAGAGAGTGCAGACTGGAGTTATGGGGGGTAATCCACCGGACATAGCAGTTGTAGAGATTTCTGAAGCACATAGTTTATTACAGATGAATGCCACAATACCATTAACAAAATATATTGAAGAAGAGGGAGATTTTATAGATCCATTTTACGATGCCTTTTTAGCTAATGGTAATTTACATGGTGAACAATGGACAATTCCATTTCAAAGAAGTACTCCGGTCTTTTATTATAATAAAGATCACTTTGCAGAGAAGTCAGATGAACTTTTAGCTGCAGGTCTAGATCCGGAGCGGGCACCTGATACCTGGGATGAACTAGTAGCTTATGCCGAAGTATTAACCGATAGAGAAGCTAATAGATGGGGTTTAATTATTCCGGGTGGTTGGAATGATTGGATTTTTGAAGCTTTTGCCTATCAAAATGATGGCCAGCTTATTAATCGTGAAGGAACTGAAGCCTATTTTACAGATGAAGCTGTTATAGAGGCTGCTCAATTCTGGTATGATTTAGCACATAAATATGAAGTAATGCCTAAAGAAGTAAGAACCTGGGCTGGAAGTCCAACTGATTTCGCTGGAGAAGCCGCCTCTATGTTGTATAACTCAACTGGAGCACTTCCACCTATTTTAAATACAGCTAATTTTGAAGTAGGAGTAGCATTTATGCCTCAAAATAAAACATATGGTGCTGCTGTAGGTGGAGGAGATTTCCATGTATTTAGAGATATTCCGGAGGCTAATCAAGATGCAGCCTGGGAGTTTATAAAATTTATGACTAATCCTGAAAATGCTGCAACCTGGAGTGTAGAATCTGGTTATGTTGCTGTAAGAGAAGATGCCTATGATGTTCCAGTTTTAGCAGAGCATGTTTTGGACCAACCTGCTAGAGCTGTTGCCAGAGATCAATTAGAATATGCATATCCAAAGATGAGTGCTGTTGGCTATCAACAAATACGCCAGTCTTTAACAGATATATTAGATGATGTAATGGAAGGCAATATGGATCCAGAAACAGCAATGAATAATGCTCAAAATAGAATACAGGGAATTCTTGATAGACATTAA
- a CDS encoding glucose-1-phosphate adenylyltransferase gives MSKTLALILAGGRGTRLDVLSAHRAKPSVPFAGKFRLIDFALSNCVNSNIYNIGVLTQYLPLSLNNHIGIGKPWDLDRKRGGVTILQPFRGKPGTTDWYEGTAHAIYKNRSFIRNQNPDEVVILSGDHVYAMDYGKMIEFHREKGADLTIAAQPVPYEDASRFGILDYNDEMEVTDFVEKPADPPSNLASMGIYVFDKDRLLEVLEKYCSEEDSDFGHHIIPPMIEENKVFLYEFDDYWKDVGTLEAYWQTNLDLAKPIPELNLYNEEWKLHTRSEEKPSVKLGENASASKSLISNGSIINGQVRNSVISPGVYIEEGAVVKNSIIFNDSIIRSNSVIDKCIIDKEVEVKANCKIGYGDDLTPNKDKPDLLTNGLNVIAKRATIPEGTVIERNCRIFSYVNVEDFNGNNVSSGSTIVSEIGQKVADGDEDQVRELNV, from the coding sequence ATGTCAAAAACGTTAGCATTAATTTTAGCTGGTGGCCGTGGAACAAGACTTGACGTTTTATCTGCACATAGAGCTAAACCAAGTGTACCTTTTGCAGGTAAGTTTAGATTAATTGATTTTGCACTTAGTAATTGTGTAAATTCCAATATCTATAATATTGGGGTACTTACTCAATACCTACCTCTTTCTTTGAATAATCATATAGGAATAGGTAAACCGTGGGATTTAGATAGAAAAAGAGGTGGAGTAACAATTTTACAACCTTTTAGAGGTAAGCCAGGTACTACAGATTGGTATGAAGGTACTGCTCATGCTATTTATAAAAATCGTAGTTTTATTAGAAATCAAAATCCTGATGAAGTTGTAATTTTATCGGGTGACCATGTTTATGCTATGGACTATGGTAAAATGATAGAGTTTCACCGTGAAAAAGGAGCTGACCTAACAATAGCTGCTCAGCCTGTGCCATATGAAGATGCCAGTCGTTTTGGAATACTAGATTATAATGATGAAATGGAAGTTACAGATTTTGTAGAAAAACCTGCTGACCCACCAAGCAATTTAGCTTCAATGGGTATTTATGTATTTGATAAAGATAGATTATTAGAAGTATTAGAAAAGTATTGTAGTGAAGAAGATTCTGATTTTGGTCACCACATAATACCACCAATGATTGAAGAAAATAAAGTGTTTTTATATGAATTTGATGATTACTGGAAAGATGTTGGTACTTTAGAGGCTTACTGGCAAACAAATCTTGATTTAGCTAAGCCTATCCCAGAGCTAAATTTATATAATGAAGAGTGGAAACTTCATACAAGAAGTGAAGAAAAACCATCAGTAAAATTAGGTGAAAATGCTTCTGCTTCAAAAAGTTTGATTTCTAATGGTTCTATTATTAATGGTCAAGTAAGAAATTCAGTCATCAGCCCAGGTGTATACATAGAAGAAGGGGCTGTAGTTAAAAACTCAATTATTTTTAATGATAGCATAATTAGAAGTAATTCAGTTATTGATAAATGTATAATTGATAAAGAAGTGGAAGTAAAGGCAAATTGTAAAATTGGTTATGGAGATGATTTAACTCCTAATAAAGATAAACCTGATCTGCTTACCAATGGGCTTAATGTCATTGCTAAAAGAGCTACAATACCTGAAGGTACAGTTATTGAAAGAAATTGTAGAATATTTTCTTATGTAAATGTTGAAGATTTTAATGGTAATAATGTTTCTAGTGGAAGTACTATTGTCTCTGAGATTGGACAAAAAGTTGCTGACGGTGATGAAGACCAGGTTAGAGAATTGAATGTTTAA
- a CDS encoding MFS transporter produces the protein MNSTTKSSKLQYKFLFIISTAYLAVDINMQGFLALMPFVRDEFSITRAQAGLYSTAYFLLATLIAIYSGSVVDKIGSKKGMIFGTGSVGVLLILHAAAPHFFVLLILALLTGLVFSIITPSLNKAVMSKVSARNRATSMGIMQMGGGVGGFLGATFLPVLGEIYSWRIAVLFSGSLALIVTLFLFIFYKEDNKKDQDAKLKQREQPSFKDSIFILLKNKNLMLVCVLGFALGTSVGSIPAHYTLYLTQDINMSRTVAGLSLGFFQIGGIIGRPALGYINDKFFNGDRGLGLSSVGFSLVFIQLFYSFYISNFAPSIYLVYFSSFLTGIIALGWMSLFFTTIAELSSAKLTGIGTGIALVFLRSGVVISPPIFGHLADISGSYQLSWFVSAAVLLTFTIFFHLVVKRKNG, from the coding sequence ATGAATAGCACTACAAAATCCAGCAAATTGCAGTATAAATTTCTTTTTATTATTTCTACGGCATACCTTGCGGTTGATATAAATATGCAGGGTTTTCTAGCTTTAATGCCTTTTGTCAGAGATGAATTTTCAATTACTAGAGCTCAGGCAGGTTTATATTCTACAGCATATTTTTTACTTGCTACTTTAATAGCTATTTATAGTGGTAGTGTAGTTGATAAAATCGGATCAAAAAAAGGAATGATATTTGGAACAGGTTCAGTAGGTGTTTTACTTATTTTACATGCAGCAGCACCTCACTTTTTTGTTCTTTTAATTTTAGCTCTTTTAACAGGATTGGTTTTTAGTATTATAACTCCATCTTTGAATAAGGCAGTAATGTCTAAAGTATCTGCTAGAAACAGGGCTACTTCTATGGGAATTATGCAGATGGGTGGAGGAGTAGGTGGCTTTTTGGGAGCAACTTTTTTACCTGTTTTAGGAGAAATATATAGCTGGAGAATTGCAGTTTTATTTTCAGGTTCACTGGCTTTAATTGTTACTTTATTTTTGTTTATTTTCTATAAAGAAGATAATAAAAAAGATCAAGATGCGAAATTAAAACAAAGAGAGCAGCCTAGTTTTAAAGATTCTATATTTATTCTTTTAAAAAACAAAAATTTAATGCTTGTTTGTGTACTTGGTTTTGCTTTGGGGACTTCAGTTGGTTCAATACCAGCTCATTATACTCTCTATTTAACTCAGGATATTAATATGAGCAGGACTGTAGCTGGATTAAGCCTCGGTTTTTTTCAAATAGGTGGTATAATTGGAAGGCCTGCTTTGGGTTATATTAATGATAAATTTTTTAATGGTGATAGAGGTCTTGGTTTGAGTTCAGTTGGTTTTTCATTGGTTTTTATACAATTGTTTTATTCATTTTACATAAGTAATTTTGCACCTTCTATATATCTTGTTTATTTTAGTTCGTTTTTAACTGGGATTATAGCTTTGGGATGGATGAGTTTATTTTTTACAACTATTGCAGAGCTTTCAAGTGCAAAACTAACTGGAATTGGAACCGGGATAGCACTGGTCTTTTTAAGATCAGGAGTTGTAATAAGTCCGCCTATTTTTGGGCATTTAGCAGATATTAGTGGTAGTTATCAATTAAGTTGGTTTGTTTCCGCAGCAGTTCTATTAACTTTTACGATTTTTTTTCATTTAGTTGTAAAACGCAAAAACGGCTAA
- a CDS encoding patatin-like phospholipase family protein — protein MKKKKIGIVLAGGGARGFAHLGVLKALEEKDIKADYISAVSAGSIVGAFISAGKKPDQIMEIMKENDFFDYAKVTVPINGLMSLDNLHHNLEEHLQEEKISELKIPLYIAAANLITGKIKYFDEGDISKIVQASSSIPVLFSPVEINGDLYVDGGLLDNLPVEPLKNKCDIIIAVNIMPIEKTRNLNNLVEIALRTFQLSVNRDQEQIKNSVDLFIEPEGLEDYHILDTKHADKLFELGYRHTKKIKINFN, from the coding sequence ATGAAAAAGAAAAAGATTGGTATCGTTTTAGCCGGTGGAGGGGCAAGAGGTTTTGCCCACCTTGGAGTTTTAAAAGCTCTTGAAGAAAAAGATATAAAAGCTGATTACATTTCTGCAGTTAGCGCAGGTTCTATTGTAGGTGCTTTTATCTCAGCAGGGAAAAAACCTGATCAGATAATGGAGATCATGAAAGAAAATGATTTTTTTGATTATGCCAAGGTTACAGTTCCAATTAATGGTTTGATGAGTTTAGACAATCTTCATCATAACTTAGAAGAGCATCTACAAGAAGAAAAAATATCAGAACTTAAAATCCCGCTTTATATTGCAGCCGCTAATCTAATAACTGGCAAAATAAAATATTTTGATGAAGGTGACATAAGCAAAATTGTCCAGGCATCTTCTTCTATACCTGTGCTCTTTTCTCCTGTTGAAATAAACGGTGATTTATATGTTGATGGTGGTCTGCTTGACAACCTTCCGGTAGAGCCATTAAAAAACAAATGTGATATTATTATTGCTGTAAATATAATGCCTATTGAAAAAACAAGAAATTTAAATAATTTAGTAGAAATTGCTCTAAGAACATTTCAATTAAGTGTTAATCGAGATCAAGAACAAATCAAAAATAGTGTCGATTTATTTATTGAGCCCGAAGGACTAGAAGATTATCATATTCTCGATACAAAACATGCTGATAAATTATTTGAATTAGGTTATAGGCATACTAAAAAAATCAAAATTAATTTCAACTAG
- a CDS encoding SIR2 family NAD-dependent protein deacylase, producing the protein MNKYKAAADLIQKSKHITAFTGAGISVQSGIPDFRSKNGLWDNYEPEIFSINYLKQKPKKTWHAIKQIYYEFFNGSQPNLAHRVLAEMEKNNLLDSIITQNIDSLHQEAGSINVIEYHGNSKKTICLDCGAQFNDLKNLLSEIPPFCSDCGGILKPDFIFFGESVSQKAHELAYLEAKRADLFIIIGTTGDVYPAARIPFYAKDNGAKIIEINIKKSNYSDKITKIFLENKAVNAMEKLAFELSISLKS; encoded by the coding sequence ATGAACAAATATAAAGCAGCAGCAGATTTAATTCAGAAATCCAAGCATATAACAGCATTCACAGGAGCTGGGATTTCTGTTCAGAGTGGTATACCTGATTTTAGATCCAAAAATGGTTTATGGGATAATTATGAGCCTGAAATTTTTTCGATCAATTATTTAAAGCAAAAACCTAAAAAAACCTGGCATGCTATCAAACAGATTTATTATGAATTTTTTAATGGTTCTCAACCTAATCTTGCTCATAGAGTTCTTGCTGAGATGGAAAAAAATAATTTGCTTGATTCTATAATTACTCAAAATATTGATAGCCTTCATCAAGAGGCAGGAAGTATTAATGTAATAGAATACCATGGAAATTCTAAAAAAACTATCTGTCTTGATTGTGGAGCTCAATTTAATGATCTCAAGAATCTTTTGAGTGAGATACCACCATTTTGTAGTGATTGTGGGGGTATCTTAAAACCAGATTTTATATTTTTTGGTGAATCAGTTTCTCAAAAAGCTCATGAATTAGCATATTTAGAGGCAAAAAGAGCAGATCTTTTTATAATTATTGGTACAACTGGTGATGTATATCCTGCTGCTAGAATACCTTTTTATGCTAAAGATAATGGAGCAAAAATAATTGAAATTAACATTAAAAAATCTAATTATAGTGATAAAATAACCAAGATATTTTTAGAAAATAAAGCAGTTAATGCCATGGAAAAATTAGCATTTGAGTTGAGTATCTCCTTAAAATCTTAA
- a CDS encoding PTS sugar transporter subunit IIA — MEIQNLINENLIIMNLESNVKEDAFREIIEILAKNNKITSKDVFFETILSREEEGPTGLGRGIAIPHGKSEVVNELTLAFGRSKNGIEYNSLDQKPVNLFFMVADYKGFSPDYLKMVSKLVSKMRVDENRQALLDAKSKTEVLEIIYKLF, encoded by the coding sequence ATGGAGATTCAAAATTTAATAAATGAAAACTTAATAATAATGAACTTAGAAAGTAATGTTAAAGAAGATGCTTTTAGAGAAATAATTGAAATACTAGCTAAAAATAATAAAATAACTTCTAAAGATGTCTTTTTTGAAACCATTTTAAGTAGAGAAGAAGAAGGCCCCACAGGTTTAGGAAGGGGAATTGCTATTCCCCATGGCAAGAGTGAGGTAGTTAATGAATTAACTCTTGCTTTTGGCAGATCAAAAAATGGTATAGAATATAATAGTCTTGATCAAAAACCTGTCAATCTATTTTTTATGGTAGCAGATTATAAAGGCTTTTCTCCAGATTATTTAAAAATGGTATCAAAATTAGTGAGCAAAATGAGGGTCGACGAAAATAGGCAGGCACTATTAGACGCCAAAAGCAAGACAGAAGTATTAGAAATAATCTATAAATTATTTTAA
- a CDS encoding DUF6544 family protein — protein sequence MFKKTIIFFLLIVIALSVYTLLSNLYLEWEYRQNVSSMQQSYMIRDSFSMMNPNSPAVPRPLRNYINYSVINLNNLPSYVKLNYSGTYYHNASKTGKDFTAKSFYNIKELNYISEFMIDDNRIIFHKVREKLLESEKTHEKKLLGIINRSNYYSEEPEQFLRTRFIFDAVYFPYFYLSDQQISWNSLDDKSILIRIAKNEKTMEYTMKFNDDYSLSSIVSEEFLFERNRVRFTANYSNYIRQNNFRVPTSMELLYEDSFENFTIFEANLNSLSYQ from the coding sequence ATGTTTAAAAAAACTATTATATTTTTTTTGTTGATCGTAATTGCATTATCAGTTTATACATTATTATCTAATCTTTATTTAGAATGGGAATACAGACAAAATGTTAGTTCTATGCAACAATCCTATATGATCAGAGATAGTTTTTCTATGATGAACCCAAATAGCCCAGCTGTCCCAAGACCTTTAAGAAATTATATTAATTATAGTGTAATAAACTTAAATAATTTACCTTCTTATGTAAAACTTAACTATTCTGGCACTTATTATCACAATGCTAGCAAAACTGGAAAAGATTTTACTGCAAAAAGCTTTTATAATATTAAAGAGCTTAATTATATAAGTGAATTTATGATTGATGATAATAGAATTATTTTTCATAAGGTAAGAGAAAAATTACTAGAATCAGAAAAAACACATGAAAAAAAATTATTGGGGATTATCAATAGATCGAATTATTATTCTGAAGAACCAGAACAATTTTTAAGAACCCGTTTTATATTTGATGCAGTATATTTCCCTTATTTTTATCTATCTGACCAGCAAATATCTTGGAATTCTTTAGATGATAAAAGTATACTGATAAGAATAGCTAAAAACGAAAAAACAATGGAATATACAATGAAATTCAATGATGACTATTCTCTCTCCTCTATTGTTAGTGAAGAATTTCTTTTTGAACGAAACAGAGTTCGTTTTACTGCCAATTATAGTAATTATATCCGACAAAATAATTTTAGAGTCCCCACATCTATGGAATTGCTTTATGAAGATAGTTTTGAAAATTTCACCATTTTTGAAGCTAATCTTAATAGTTTAAGTTATCAATAA
- a CDS encoding iron-containing alcohol dehydrogenase, translating to MSDYYDYMLPTVNFMGPGCVEVVGERCKILGAKKVLIVTDSFLRNMEGGPVDQVVKYLKKANLNYAFYDEVEPNPKDVNVYAGLKIYERENCDMIVTIGGGSAHDCGKAIGVAATHDGDLYKDYAGIEKLENETPPMVCVNTTAGTASEVTRHTVITDTSQTPNVKFVIVSWRNTPDVSINDPELMVGKPPGLTAATGMDALTHAVETYVSTNANALTDAAAIKSIELVANNLRKVVKDGQDIKARENMANASVLSGFAFNNGGLGYVHAMAHQLGGFYDMPHGIANAILLPYVEKFNLGTDVERFSNITEIFGKEQSKISNNPEAQESIKAIKDEIDKLKRFKKIAEVFGVDTSNMSTREAAEASLDAIKELARDIGIPSSLSESKFDVKRDDFEEMAKLALEDGNAGTNPRKGSVEDIVRIFEDAF from the coding sequence ATGTCCGATTATTATGATTATATGCTGCCAACTGTAAATTTTATGGGACCTGGCTGTGTAGAGGTTGTTGGAGAAAGGTGCAAAATTTTAGGTGCAAAAAAAGTTTTAATAGTGACTGACAGCTTTTTAAGAAATATGGAGGGTGGACCTGTAGATCAGGTTGTTAAATATTTAAAGAAAGCTAATTTGAATTATGCATTTTATGATGAAGTTGAACCTAATCCTAAAGATGTAAATGTTTATGCTGGGCTTAAGATTTACGAAAGAGAAAATTGTGACATGATTGTAACTATTGGTGGTGGAAGTGCTCATGATTGTGGAAAAGCAATTGGAGTTGCAGCTACCCATGATGGTGATTTATACAAAGATTATGCGGGTATTGAAAAACTAGAAAATGAAACTCCTCCCATGGTCTGTGTAAATACAACCGCTGGAACTGCTAGTGAGGTTACCAGGCACACAGTTATTACTGACACTTCTCAGACTCCAAACGTTAAATTTGTTATAGTAAGTTGGAGGAATACACCGGATGTCTCTATCAATGATCCGGAACTTATGGTTGGTAAACCACCTGGATTAACTGCTGCAACCGGTATGGATGCTCTGACCCATGCAGTAGAAACATATGTCTCAACTAATGCAAATGCTTTAACTGATGCAGCAGCTATTAAATCAATCGAATTGGTCGCAAATAATTTAAGAAAAGTCGTTAAAGATGGTCAGGATATTAAAGCACGTGAAAATATGGCTAATGCATCCGTATTATCTGGTTTCGCCTTCAACAATGGTGGCCTGGGTTATGTTCATGCTATGGCTCATCAACTAGGTGGTTTTTATGATATGCCACACGGTATAGCTAATGCCATTTTACTGCCTTATGTAGAAAAGTTTAATCTTGGCACAGATGTAGAGCGTTTCTCAAATATTACTGAAATATTTGGCAAAGAACAAAGTAAAATATCTAATAATCCAGAAGCTCAAGAATCAATTAAAGCTATTAAAGATGAAATCGATAAGCTAAAAAGATTTAAAAAAATCGCTGAAGTTTTTGGTGTTGATACAAGTAATATGTCAACAAGAGAAGCGGCTGAAGCTTCTTTAGACGCCATTAAAGAACTAGCTCGAGATATTGGAATTCCAAGCTCTCTGAGCGAATCTAAATTTGATGTTAAAAGAGACGATTTTGAAGAAATGGCAAAATTAGCTTTAGAGGATGGTAATGCTGGAACTAACCCTAGAAAAGGTAGTGTAGAAGATATTGTAAGAATATTTGAAGATGCCTTTTAA